A genome region from Kaistia algarum includes the following:
- the eno gene encoding phosphopyruvate hydratase has translation MTAIIDITARQILDSRGNPTVEVDVLLEDGSLGRAAVPSGASTGAHEAVELRDGDKSVYQGKGVLKAVEAVNTEIFDAIGGMEAEEQSLIDTTMIELDGTPNKSRLGANAILGVSLALAKAAAEASGQPLYRYVGGVNAKVLPVPMMNIINGGVHADNPIDFQEFMILPVGAPTLAEAVRWGSEVFHTLKKALKDAGHNTNVGDEGGFAPNLPSAVAALDFVAKSIEKAGYKLGEDIYLGLDCAATEFFKDGKYNYEGEGVVRTIDEQIDYLADLASKFPIISIEDGMSEDDWAGWKGLTDKIGDKVQLVGDDLFVTNTTRLSRGIKSGTANSILVKVNQIGSLTETLDAVAMAHKAAYTAVMSHRSGETEDSTIADLAVATNCGQIKTGSLARSDRTAKYNQLIRIEEQLGIQGQYAGRSILRG, from the coding sequence ATGACCGCGATCATCGACATTACCGCCCGCCAGATTCTCGACAGCCGCGGCAACCCGACCGTCGAGGTCGATGTGCTGCTTGAGGACGGCTCGCTTGGCCGCGCCGCCGTTCCGTCGGGCGCCTCGACGGGTGCGCATGAGGCGGTGGAACTGCGCGACGGCGACAAGTCGGTCTATCAAGGCAAGGGCGTCCTCAAGGCGGTAGAAGCCGTCAACACCGAGATCTTCGATGCCATCGGCGGCATGGAAGCCGAGGAGCAGAGCCTCATCGACACGACGATGATCGAGCTCGACGGCACGCCGAACAAGTCGCGCCTCGGCGCCAATGCGATCCTCGGCGTATCGCTTGCCCTCGCCAAGGCCGCTGCCGAAGCTTCGGGCCAACCGCTCTACCGCTATGTCGGCGGCGTCAATGCCAAGGTGCTGCCGGTGCCGATGATGAACATCATCAATGGCGGCGTGCATGCCGACAATCCGATCGACTTCCAGGAATTCATGATCCTGCCCGTCGGCGCGCCGACGTTGGCTGAAGCCGTGCGCTGGGGCTCCGAAGTCTTCCACACGCTGAAGAAGGCGCTGAAGGACGCGGGCCACAACACCAATGTCGGCGACGAGGGCGGCTTTGCGCCGAACCTGCCGTCCGCCGTCGCGGCGCTCGATTTCGTCGCGAAGTCGATCGAGAAGGCCGGCTACAAGCTCGGCGAGGACATCTATCTCGGCCTCGATTGCGCCGCGACCGAGTTCTTCAAGGACGGCAAGTATAATTATGAGGGCGAGGGCGTCGTACGCACCATCGACGAGCAGATCGACTATCTTGCCGATCTCGCCTCGAAATTCCCGATCATCTCGATCGAGGACGGCATGAGCGAGGACGACTGGGCCGGCTGGAAGGGCCTGACGGACAAGATCGGCGACAAGGTCCAGCTCGTGGGCGATGATCTCTTCGTCACCAACACCACCCGCCTCTCGCGCGGCATCAAGTCGGGCACGGCGAATTCGATCCTGGTCAAAGTCAACCAGATCGGCTCGCTGACCGAGACGCTTGATGCCGTCGCCATGGCCCACAAGGCGGCCTACACCGCCGTCATGTCGCACCGCTCGGGCGAGACCGAGGATTCGACCATCGCCGATCTCGCCGTCGCCACAAATTGCGGACAGATCAAGACCGGCTCGCTCGCCCGCTCGGACCGGACCGCGAAGTACAACCAGCTGATCCGCATCGAGGAGCAACTGGGCATCCAGGGCCAGTATGCCGGGCGCAGCATCCTGAGGGGCTGA
- a CDS encoding cold-shock protein, protein MGSKNSVGSSSSTSENEDGSGLDLIEVIGAIKWFDASKGYGFIVPDDGTPDVLLHVTCLRRDGFQTAYEGARIVCEASHGARGLQAFRILSMDESTAVHPAQVGPPRTHSVVTPTSGLERCVVKWFNRVKGYGFVSRGEGTEDIFVHMETLRRYGMMELRPGQTVLVRFGPGDKGLMAAEIRPDGAAGGPPASH, encoded by the coding sequence ATGGGGTCCAAGAATAGCGTCGGCTCGTCTTCGTCCACGTCGGAAAACGAGGATGGAAGCGGGCTTGACCTGATCGAGGTCATCGGCGCGATCAAGTGGTTCGATGCATCCAAGGGTTATGGATTCATCGTTCCGGACGACGGCACGCCGGATGTCCTGCTGCATGTGACGTGCCTGCGCAGGGACGGCTTTCAAACCGCCTATGAGGGCGCTCGCATTGTCTGCGAGGCGTCGCATGGCGCGCGTGGGTTGCAGGCGTTCCGTATCCTCTCGATGGATGAATCGACCGCCGTTCACCCGGCTCAGGTCGGACCGCCGCGCACGCACAGCGTGGTGACGCCGACTAGCGGGCTCGAGCGCTGCGTCGTCAAATGGTTCAACCGCGTCAAGGGCTATGGCTTCGTGTCGCGCGGCGAGGGGACGGAGGACATCTTCGTCCATATGGAGACGCTGCGCCGCTATGGCATGATGGAGCTTCGTCCGGGACAGACTGTGCTGGTGCGCTTCGGGCCGGGCGACAAGGGGCTCATGGCCGCCGAGATCCGTCCGGACGGCGCGGCCGGCGGCCCGCCCGCTTCGCATTGA
- a CDS encoding VOC family protein, whose protein sequence is MKYLHTMVRVTDVEQSLDFYCNKFGLKEVRRIENEKGRFTLIFLAAPGDESAQVELTYNWDPEVYGEGRNFGHLAYRVDDIYALCEKLMQAGVTINRPPRDGHMAFIRSPDNISIELIQAGDALPPKEPWASMPNTGKW, encoded by the coding sequence ATGAAATATCTCCACACCATGGTTCGCGTGACGGACGTCGAGCAGTCGCTCGATTTCTATTGCAACAAGTTCGGCCTGAAGGAAGTCCGCCGAATCGAGAACGAGAAGGGCCGCTTCACGCTGATCTTCCTCGCCGCTCCGGGCGATGAGAGCGCGCAGGTGGAACTGACCTATAATTGGGATCCGGAAGTGTATGGCGAGGGCCGCAATTTCGGCCATCTCGCCTATCGCGTCGATGACATCTACGCCCTCTGCGAAAAGCTGATGCAGGCAGGCGTTACGATCAACCGCCCACCGCGCGACGGCCACATGGCCTTCATTCGCTCGCCCGACAACATTTCGATCGAGCTGATCCAGGCCGGCGATGCGTTGCCGCCGAAGGAGCCGTGGGCTTCCATGCCCAATACCGGCAAGTGGTAA
- the kdsA gene encoding 3-deoxy-8-phosphooctulonate synthase, with the protein MTFAPNAHVEIGSAVFGNDLPLTLIAGPCQLESRQHAFDLAGRLKEITSKLGMGFVYKTSFDKANRTSIEGRRGAGLEAALPIFADIKAEFGVPVLTDVHEREQCAILAEFVDILQIPAFLSRQTDLLVAAAETGRVVNVKKGQFLAPWDMKNVLAKVTGSGNPNVLLTERGVSFGYNTLVSDMRSLPIMAAMGAPVIFDATHSVQQPGGQGSSSGGQREFVAVLARAAIAVGVAGVFIETHQDPDNAPSDGPNMIKIDDMPALLERLMAFDRLAKAG; encoded by the coding sequence ATGACGTTCGCCCCCAATGCCCATGTCGAGATCGGCAGCGCCGTTTTCGGTAACGATCTGCCGCTGACGCTGATCGCCGGCCCATGCCAGCTCGAAAGCCGCCAGCACGCCTTCGACTTGGCCGGGCGGCTGAAGGAGATAACGTCGAAGCTCGGGATGGGCTTCGTCTACAAGACGTCCTTCGACAAGGCGAACCGAACCTCGATCGAGGGCCGGCGCGGTGCCGGTCTCGAGGCGGCGCTGCCGATCTTCGCCGACATCAAGGCCGAGTTTGGCGTGCCGGTGCTGACCGACGTGCATGAGCGCGAGCAATGCGCGATCCTCGCCGAATTCGTCGATATACTGCAGATCCCGGCCTTCCTTTCGCGGCAGACCGATCTCCTCGTTGCCGCCGCCGAGACCGGCCGCGTCGTGAACGTCAAGAAGGGGCAGTTCCTGGCGCCCTGGGACATGAAGAATGTGCTCGCCAAGGTCACGGGCAGCGGCAATCCCAATGTGCTGCTCACCGAGCGCGGCGTCAGCTTCGGCTACAACACGCTCGTCTCCGACATGCGCTCGCTGCCGATCATGGCAGCCATGGGCGCGCCCGTGATCTTCGATGCCACGCATTCGGTGCAGCAGCCGGGCGGGCAGGGCAGCTCTTCGGGCGGCCAGCGGGAATTCGTCGCCGTGCTGGCGCGCGCCGCCATCGCTGTCGGCGTTGCCGGCGTGTTCATAGAAACCCACCAGGACCCGGACAACGCCCCCTCCGACGGCCCCAACATGATCAAGATCGACGACATGCCGGCGCTGCTGGAGCGACTGATGGCATTCGACCGGCTCGCGAAGGCCGGGTGA
- a CDS encoding DUF192 domain-containing protein: MSSNRVALAWLPRLFALFLALAGMGALLAPAGAKAPDSLIIRTTSGDHRFTLEWATTEAEREHGLMGRKQLAVDHGMIFDFGDDQDVAFWMKNTPLSLDMVFIAADGTVKRVEKRAKPYSLSIIPSGAPVRYVLEVVGGTASRLGIAAGDKVVIPAR, translated from the coding sequence ATGTCATCCAATCGGGTCGCGCTGGCATGGCTGCCGCGGCTCTTTGCCCTGTTCCTGGCTCTGGCCGGCATGGGCGCGCTGCTGGCGCCGGCAGGCGCGAAAGCTCCCGATTCGCTCATCATTCGCACCACGTCCGGCGATCACCGTTTCACGCTGGAATGGGCGACGACCGAGGCGGAGCGCGAGCACGGCCTGATGGGCCGCAAGCAGTTGGCGGTCGACCACGGCATGATCTTCGATTTCGGCGACGATCAGGATGTCGCCTTCTGGATGAAGAACACGCCATTGTCGCTCGACATGGTCTTCATCGCCGCCGACGGGACGGTAAAGCGCGTCGAGAAGCGAGCGAAACCCTATTCGCTTTCCATCATCCCCAGCGGCGCGCCGGTGCGCTACGTGCTGGAAGTCGTCGGCGGAACCGCCAGTCGCCTCGGCATCGCGGCAGGCGACAAAGTCGTGATCCCGGCGCGATAG
- a CDS encoding helix-turn-helix domain-containing protein has protein sequence MNGSALKIGAKIREARRHRRLTLQRVSSKSGLSIGFLSQVERDITRPSLSSLVTIARSLDLPVSAFLHSPDLPTAVSRADGRHAYPMRHGGPSVEQLSTTFPGQLLNATKLHVPARHRSNILSFEGEQVVYVLTGTVRYKLDDTIYELQAGDAFHFSTRQPYEIVNPTDDHAELLAIGTEPLSGNGAADHNGVAHSRINGG, from the coding sequence ATGAACGGGTCGGCGTTGAAGATCGGAGCGAAGATCCGAGAGGCGCGGCGCCACCGTCGTCTGACGCTACAGCGCGTCTCGTCGAAGTCCGGACTTTCGATTGGCTTTCTGAGCCAGGTCGAACGGGACATCACCCGTCCGTCGCTGAGTTCGCTGGTGACGATCGCGCGCTCGCTCGACCTGCCCGTCAGCGCCTTCCTGCATAGCCCCGACCTGCCGACCGCGGTCTCCCGGGCCGACGGCCGCCATGCCTATCCGATGCGCCACGGCGGCCCCTCGGTCGAGCAGCTCTCGACGACGTTTCCGGGCCAGCTGCTGAACGCGACCAAGCTCCATGTGCCGGCTCGCCACCGCAGCAATATTCTTTCCTTCGAGGGTGAGCAGGTCGTCTATGTCCTGACCGGGACTGTCCGCTACAAGCTGGACGACACCATCTACGAACTTCAGGCCGGCGACGCCTTTCATTTTTCGACCAGACAGCCCTATGAGATCGTCAATCCGACCGATGATCATGCCGAATTGTTGGCTATCGGCACGGAGCCGCTCTCCGGCAATGGGGCCGCGGATCACAATGGCGTGGCGCACTCTCGCATAAATGGCGGCTGA
- a CDS encoding phytanoyl-CoA dioxygenase family protein, giving the protein MRSSSRESSWPPLRAGGQPLDRSPTRMGHLVPSDPADGLALLSERLQRDGYLWLKGLLPRDDVLAIRAYVFAAFADTGLLAPGSDPAIGIAGSAENADLSRRRLMEMVRSAAFEAFCLSPGLWRFMDGLLGGLSYLHKRKLLRMTKPGQAFSTPAHYDLVYLRGGTDRIVTAWIPIGDTPAIMGGLCYLEGSHAEGRRLEAKFAADNADMDAAMRISAYNRNMGEGGWISKDLPAMAERFDARWLIADYEVGDVVLHSPYMIHAATANDDPDGRIRLSCDIRYQNVRDEIDARWSNHWSLDDML; this is encoded by the coding sequence ATGCGATCGAGTTCACGGGAATCATCCTGGCCGCCGCTTCGCGCGGGTGGCCAGCCGCTTGACCGATCACCCACGCGAATGGGTCATCTCGTCCCCAGCGATCCGGCCGATGGCCTCGCCCTTCTCTCCGAACGCCTCCAGCGCGACGGCTATCTGTGGCTCAAGGGCCTGCTACCACGCGACGATGTTCTGGCCATTCGCGCCTATGTATTCGCGGCCTTTGCCGACACCGGTTTGCTGGCGCCCGGCTCCGATCCGGCGATCGGCATCGCGGGCAGCGCGGAGAATGCTGATCTGTCGCGGCGGCGGCTGATGGAAATGGTGCGTTCGGCGGCGTTCGAGGCCTTCTGCCTGTCGCCGGGGCTCTGGCGCTTCATGGACGGCCTGCTCGGCGGGCTTTCCTATCTGCACAAGCGCAAGCTGCTGCGCATGACCAAGCCCGGACAGGCTTTCTCGACCCCAGCCCATTACGACCTCGTCTATCTGCGCGGCGGCACGGACCGCATCGTCACAGCCTGGATCCCCATCGGCGACACGCCCGCCATCATGGGCGGTCTCTGCTATCTGGAGGGCTCGCACGCGGAAGGGCGACGGCTGGAGGCGAAATTCGCGGCCGACAATGCCGACATGGACGCCGCAATGCGGATCAGCGCTTATAATCGCAACATGGGCGAGGGCGGCTGGATTTCGAAGGACCTGCCTGCCATGGCGGAGCGCTTCGATGCGCGCTGGCTGATCGCGGATTACGAGGTCGGCGATGTCGTGCTGCACAGCCCCTATATGATCCATGCCGCCACCGCGAATGACGATCCGGACGGCCGCATCCGCCTCTCCTGCGACATTCGTTATCAGAATGTCCGCGACGAGATCGACGCGCGCTGGTCGAACCATTGGAGCCTCGACGACATGCTCTGA
- a CDS encoding ETC complex I subunit, with protein sequence MVARIFKPARNAMQSGKAKAERWQLTYEPESPITIEPLMGYSSSSDMNRQIKLSFETKEEAIDYAQKNGIPYQLFEPHLDTRRKISYSDNFKFGRAQSWTH encoded by the coding sequence ATGGTCGCACGCATCTTCAAGCCGGCGCGCAATGCGATGCAGTCTGGCAAAGCCAAGGCAGAGCGTTGGCAGCTGACCTATGAGCCCGAAAGCCCGATCACGATCGAGCCGCTGATGGGCTACAGCTCGTCCTCCGACATGAACCGGCAGATCAAGCTCTCCTTCGAGACGAAGGAAGAGGCGATCGACTATGCGCAGAAGAACGGCATCCCCTACCAGCTGTTCGAACCGCATCTCGATACCCGCCGGAAGATCTCCTATTCGGACAATTTCAAGTTCGGCCGCGCCCAGTCCTGGACTCATTGA